Sequence from the Candidatus Polarisedimenticolia bacterium genome:
CTTCGCCTCGCTGATCAATCCGGGCGTGCCGATTCCGCCCTTCGTCGCCTCCATGACCGGGATCGACGACGGCATGGTCGCCGCCGCCCCGTCGTTCGCCGCGGTGGCCGAGAGCCTCTCGGCCTTCATCGGCGAAACGGTGTTCGTCGCCCACAACCTCCCCTTCGATCTCGGGTTCCTCAATCGCGAGCTCGAGAGAAGCTCCGGGTTCATCCTGTCCAATCCCTCCCTGTGCACCGTCCGGCTGGGCCGCCGCCTCCTTCCGAACCTCCCGGATCGGCGGCTCGACACCCTCGCCGACTATTATGGATTCACGTTCGCGGGGAGGCATCGCGCCCTGGGCGACGCCGCGGTGACCGCCCGCCTCCTCCTGAAGTTCATCGGATTGCTCGAAGAGCGGGGCGTGGAGGATCTCGTCGGGGTGGAGGCGTTCCTGGCGGGCGGGGCGGGGGAAACGGAAGAGCGGATCAGCGACGGGAGCCCCCGGCCGCGGCCCCGGCGCCCGGATCCGTCTTCCAATGGCGGATCTTGATCATGTACGCGGTCGGATCGAAGTCGGGGCTGTTCTCCGGGGTGTGGCAGGGGCGGCAGGTATCGAGATTCGCCGCGCCGTATCCCTTCCCGACCGTCTCCGGGTGGCCCTTGCCCGGGCCGTGGCACGACTCGCATTGCACGTTCATCAAGTCGGGAGTCGATTTGGCGTTGACGTAGCCCGTGGGCTTCCGAAAGCCGGTGGTGTGGCAGCCGACGCATTCCGGATTGTAGTCCTGGTGCTTTTCCTCCAGGATGCGGAATGCATGAGCGTGCTTCGTTTCCTCCCAGATCCGGTATTCCTCGGCGTGGCAGTCCTTGCACGCGCCGGATTGAACGTATGCGGCGCCCTCGTACATCGCGATCATCTTCTTGACGTCGACCAGGGGCGCTTCCTTCCGGTTGATCTCGTTGATCGCCAGCCGGTTCGCCGTCACGAGATCCATGATCGCCGAATCGTCCGGCACGTTCTTTCCAAGGTTCACCAGGATCGGATTCAGCCGGGGCGGCTTTCCCGGGTCCAGGAAAACGCGGATCTCCCCGAGCTTCTTGCCCTGATTGCCGGCGTAGACGATGCGCGAAGGCGGAGTGTTCGGCCCGGCGGGAATCTCCTCGGTCGTCTGGACGGCGCCGAATCCGCCCAGGAGGGCATCGATTCCCGGAACCTCCTTGGAAAGCGCCTTGGCCTCTTCGAGCTCCAGCGTCACCAGCGCGACGACCAGATCCGATTTCTTTTTCAGGGCGGGAACCGCCCGGCGCGCCGCCTCGACCGGATCGGAGGTGACGATGCGCCGGCCCTCGGGGGTCTTCTGGGAGAAGCCGGCGTTCTGCCGCGCCAGGCCGAGAATCCCGAGGCGAATCTTGCCTTTCTTGGCTCCTGGGGCGCCCGCCCCGGAGCGCGGGACGCTGAGAATCAAGGTGGGCTGCAGGAACGGCTCGCCGCTGTCCTGATACACCATATTGGCGCTCACGAACGGGAAGCTCGCCTTTTTCATCTCCTGCTGCAGTCGATCGAGACCGAAGTTGACCTCCCGCTCCCCGAGGTTCACGGCGGCATAGCCGATCCGCGTCATCCCTTCGGTGAGCGTCTGGGTGTTCTTCAGCCCTGCGGCGCTGCTGTCGCCGAAGTAGTCGCCCGCGTCGAGCCAGACCACAGGAGTGTTGGGGAAGGTTTTCTTGAGCTCCTTGCCGTAACCCGCCCGCCGGGCGAGTCCTCCCGAGGGGTTGTGCGGTCAGCCACAGGGTTCGGTCCAGCCCATCACCTCGCCGGCGTAGAGGATCACGAGATCCGGTATGGGGCCTTGCTGGACCGAGGAGCCGACTGGAAGGGTGGCGGAGGGAGGAGCGGCGGGCTCGCCCGGGCCCGCGGCCGCCACGCCGAGCGCCGACGCCAGAAGGAGGCCAGCCCCGGCGAGGATCGCCAGGACACCTCGGGGCCAAAGATTTCTGCTTACCACCTCTCCCCCGAAATGGAAATCATTATAATGTCTGCATTCGGGGAGTTCAATGCTCCGCCGGAGCGTCGCGGAAGACGAGCGGCGCGCCGGGCCGCGGAGCGGCTCCCGGGAGGCGAAGGATGGCGGCGTCGAGCGGCAGGATTCTCCTCTGGACTCTCCTCGGAGGCGTGTTCGGAACCGCCCTGGGGGAGATCCTCGGCCGTCTCCTCCCGGTGAACTCGCTGACCCGGTTCCTGACCGCCAGCGTCGCCCTGGGCACGTCCCATCCCCTGACGCTCGATCTGAGAATCGCGGAATTGACCTTGGGCATGCTGCTGCGGGTGAGCCTTCTCGGATTGGTCGGAACCGCGGTCGTTTTCATCGCGCAATTGAAGCGCTCGTGAAGGACACGATGATTCCTCTGGATCGGCCTCTCATCCTCGCTTCCGCTTCCTCCCGGCGTTGCGAGCTGCTGCGCTCGGCGGGCCTGCAATTCACCCAGCGGCCCTCCCGGATCGCCGAGGAGATCCTGCCGGGCGAGACGCCGGAGAGCTTCGTGCTTCGGATGGCCCGGGAGAAGGCGGATCGCGTCCGGCCCGACGCGCCCGAGCGCAGCCTCGTGCTCGGCTGCGACACGGTGGTGGTCGCGGGAAGCAGGCTCCTCGGGAAGCCGCGCGATCGGGCCGATGGCCGGAGGATGCTGCGCTCCTTGATGGGCCGATCCCACCTGGTGCTCAGCGGCATCGCGATGCTCCTTCTTCCCGAGGCGCAGTGGGCCGTGGGGGTATCCGAGACCCGGGTCACGTTCCAGACGATCCCGTCTGCCGCGCTGGAGGCCTACCTCGACACCGGTGAGTACGCCGACAAAGCGGGAGCCTATGCCCTCCAGGGAGCCGCCGCCTTTTTCGTCGACAAGATCGAAGGCAGCGCCGCCAACGTCATCGGGCTGCCGCTCGATCTGCTGCCCCGCCTGTTTCGCGAGCTGGGGCTCTGGTTTCCGGAGGCCTGAGCCCGCCGCCTCCCCCCGCCCCCGCGTCGCTCCTCCTCTTCTTGATCCCGGCCCGGCGGGACCCTACATTGGCACGGAAGAGCCTCTCCGCCTTCAGGATGGCCCGATACCATGGAAACGAGTCTTCTCGATGATTACGAAAAAGAGATCCGGATCCGGATCGCCGGGAAGGAGTTCGTGGTTCCGGAGAACAACACCTTGCTGCGGATCCTGCAGCACCTCTCCTTCGAGATCTCGTACAGCCGTTTCTGCTGGAACGGCGATTGCCACAATTGCATCTTCGCCTACCGCGCGGGAGCCCTCGAGAAGAAGGCTCTCGCCTGCCGCGTCAAAGTGACGGAAGGAATGGAGATCTGCGGGCTGCCCGAGGGAATTTCCTTTAACTAGCGCTTACGCCTCGCCCTTCGAGGCGGCCGGAGTCCACCGGAGGATCGGCTTGCGCGCCGCGGCCGCCTCGTCGAGCCGGCCGATCGGTGTGCTGTGCGGCGCCGTCCGGAGAATCTCGGGATCCTCCTCCGCTTCCCGGGCGATCCGGATCATCGCCTCGATGAAGGCGTCGAGCTCCCGAATCCCTTCGCTCTCGGTCGGCTCGATCATCAGCGCCCCTTTCACAATCAGCGGGAAGTAGATCGTCGGCGGGTGAAAGCCGTAGTCCATGAGGCGCTTCGCCACGTCGAGGGTCCGCACGCCGTGCTTCTCGAGGTTTCGATCGGAGAAGATCACTTCGTGCAGGGTGGGAGAGGAATAGGGCAGGTGATAGGTGCCTTCGAGCTGCTTGCGGACGTAATTGGCGTTCAGGACGGCGGTCTCGGCGATCTCCCGCAGCCCCGCCGCGCCGTTGGCGAGGATGTAGGCGTAAGCCCGCAGCACCATTCCGAAGTTTCCGTGGAAGGCATGCACCCTGCCGATGGAGTCGGGAAAATCGGAGCGCCACCGGTATCCGGCCTCGGTCCGGACGACCCGGGGCACCGGCAGGAACCGCGCCAGCGGCTCTTTCACGCCGACGGGCCCGCTCCCCGGGCCGCCGCCGCCGTGCGGCGTGGAGAAGGTCTTGTGGAGATTCACGTGCATCACGTCGGCGCCCATGTCGCCCGGACGCGCCACGCCCACGAACGCGTTGAGGTTCGCTCCGTCGAGATAGACCATGCCGCCGCGCTCGTGCACCACCCGGCAGATCTCCCCGATCTCGGTCTCGAAGACTCCCAGAGTGTTCGGATTCGTCAGCATCAGGACCGCGACGTCCTCCGACATGCGCTCCCGGAGGTGCGGCAGATCGACGCAGCCGCGAGGATCGGAGCCGATCTCCTCCACCCGGTATCCGCAGAGATGCGCCGAGGCGGGGTTGGTCCCGTGGGCCGAGTCGGGAATCAGGACGACCTGCCGCGGGTTGCCGCGGCTTTCGTGGAAGGCGCGCACCATCCGGATCCCGGTCAGCTCCCCCTGGGCCCCGGCAGCGGGCTGCAGCGTGAAGGCGTCCATTCCGGCGATCTCGCACAGGAACCTCTCCAGCTCGGAGAGCACCCGGAGGCTGCCCTGCGCCGCCTCTTCCGGAACGAGCGGATGGGCCTCCGCGAAGCCCTCCAGCCGCGCCGCTTTCTCGTTCACCTTCGGGTTGTATTTCATCGTGCACGAGCCGAGGGGATAGAGCCCCTCGTCGTTCCCATAGTTGAGCCGCGAGATGCGGGTGAAGTGGCGCACCACCTCGCGCTCCGACAGCTCGGGAAATCCCTCGATCGTCTCGCGGGTGAATCGGGGATCGAGCGGAGCGGCGGCGGGCACTTGCGCGGCCGGAACCTCGCAGCCCCGCTTCCCGGGGGTGCTTTGCTCGAACAGCAGCCCCTCCGGCCGCTTCGGAGGGACCTTCGGCACGCTCATCGGGCCTCCCCCAGGGCCTCGGCGAGGCGGTCGATCTGGCTTTTGGAGTTCACCTCGGTGAACGCCAGGAGAAGATCGCGCTTTCGTTCCGGGAAGTAGTCGGCGAGCGGCAGCCCCGCCACGATCCCCTCGCGGAGCAGCGCCCGATGCAGCGGTTTCGCCTCGCGCGGCAGCTCGAGGACGAATTCGTTGAAGGTCGGACCGCCGTGCGGGATGCGGCAGCCCGGAATCCGGGAGAGCCTCGATTTGGCGTACTCCGCGCGGGCCCGGTTGAGGTCGGCCAGATCCCTCATCCCCTGCTTCCCGAGCGTCGCGAGGAAGATCGAGGCGGCGAGCATGCACAGCCCCTGGTTCGTGCAGATGTTCGAGGTGGCCCGCTCGCGTCGGATGTGTTGCTCGCGCGTCGCCAGCGTGAGCACGTAGCCCGTCCTCCCCGCGCCGTCCCGCGCCTGTCCGACGAGTCTTCCCGGAAGCTCCCGGAGGAAGTCGGAGCGGATCGCCATGAACCCCAGGTACGGCCCTCCGAAAGAGAGGGGGACGCCGAGCGACTGCGCCTCCCCGAGGACGGCGTCGGCGCCCTGGCTGCCGGGCCCCTTCAGCAATCCCAGGCTGACGGCCTCGTTCACGACCACGAGCAGCAGCGCGCCGGCGCGGTGGGCTGCCTCGGCGATCGGCTCCACCTCCTCCAGCCGGCCCAGGAAGTTGGGCTGCTGGATCACGACCGCCGCGGTCTCCGGATCGAGGCTCTGCGCCAGGCGGCCTGGATCGACGAGACCGTCCGCCCCGGAAGGAAGCGTCTCGATCCGGAGGTCGAGGCGCGAGGTGAGCGTCGCCGCGACCTTGAGATACTCCGGATGGACGGTCGAGGCGGCCACGATCCGGCGGCGCCGCCGGGCCCGGTGGGCGAGCAGGATGCCTTCTCCGAGCGCCGAGGCCCCGTCGTAAAGCGACGCGTTGGCGACGTCCAGGGAAGTGAGCTGGCAGATCAGCGTCTGGAATTCGAAGATCGCCTGCAGCGTCCCCTGGCTGAACTCGGGCTGATAAGGAGTGTACGAGGAATAGAACTCGGAACGGGAGATCAGGTGATCGACGACCGCCGGAATGAAGTGGCGGTAGGCTCCCGCCCCCAGGAACACCGCGGCCTCGCGGGGATCGAGGTTCTGCTCGGACAGGCCGCGAAGATGCTCGACGAGATCGGCCTCCGGCATCGGATCCGGAAGGCTCAGCGGGCGCTCGAGCCGGAACTCACGGGGAATCGAGTCGAACAGCTCTCCGGCGTGGCGCAGCCCGATGGCTTCGAGCAGACGCCGGCGCTCTCCGGGGCTGGACGGAATGTAGCGCACGTCCTACTCGCCCTCCTCCACATGGCTGCGATAGGCCTCCGACGACAGCAAGCCATCGACCTCCGGCCGGTCTCCCACGCGGACTTTCACGAGCCAGCCATCCCCGTAGGGATCGCCGTTGACTTTCTCGGGATGATCCCGGAGAGCCTCGTTGACCTCCACCACTTCTCCCGAGACGGGCGCGTAGATTTCGGAGACGGCCTTCACCGATTCGATCGTCCCGAGCTCCTCTCCCGCCGCCAGGGCCCGCCCCTTCTCCGGAAGATCCACGAAGACCACGTCCCCCAGCTCCGACTGGGCGTACTCGGTGATGCCGATGATGCCCACGCCCCCCTCCAGGCGCACCCATTCGTGCTCCCGGGTGTACTTGCGATCCGAGGGATAGCCCTGGCGCTTTTCGCTCATGCCCGCCTCTTGTAGAAAGGAGTCTTCACGATGATCCCGGGCACCGCCGCGTCCCGGATGACCACTTCGATCCGCTGGCCGATCCGGGCCGAGCCGGCCGGGGCGTAGCCGAGCCCGATGTTCTTCTTCAGAAAGGGGGCGTAGCTGCCGCTCGTCACGCTCCCCGATTCGCGCCCTTCGACGCGCAGGGGATAGCCGTGCCGGGCGATGCCGCGTCCCGTCATCTCGAAGCCGATCAGCCGTTTCGTCACGCCGCGCTCGTGCTGCTCGCGCAGGATGGCGGAACCGAGAAACTCCCCTTTCGCGAATTTCACCATGAACCCCAATCCCGCCTCGAGGGGCGTGACCGTTTCGTCGATGTCGTTTCCGTAAAGCGGCAGCCGGGCTTCCAGACGCAGCGTGTCGCGGGCCCCGAGGCCGCAGGGAGCGATGCCCTCCCCCTTGCCGGCTTCCAGAAGCACGTTCCACACCGTCTCGGCGCGCCCGGGCGGCAGATAGATCTCGAAGCCGTCCTCCCCGGTATATCCGGTCCGGGAAAGGATCGCCCGGGCCCCGGCGACCTCCGCTTCGACGAAGTGATACGAGCGGATCGCGCCGACCTCCGCGCCGGTCACGCGCGCCAGAATCGCGCCGGCGAGCGGCCCCTGCAGCGCCAGTTGGGCGTAGGCATCGCTTACGTCCGCCACGTCCGCCCGAAGCCGGGCGGCGCTCGCCCGCACGTAGGAGAAGTCCTTGGCCGTGTTGGACGAGTTGACGCAGAGGAGGAACCGCTCGGGCTCCAGCCGGTAGATCAGGACGTCGTCCACGAACGTCGCCTGCGGCGTGAGCAGGGCGCTGTACTGGGCCTGGCCCGGGGCCAGCGACGCGACGTCGTTGGGAGTGAGATGCTGCAGGAGGGCGAGCGCCTCCGTGCCGGTGATCTCGATCTCTCCCATGTGACTGACGTCGAAGAGCCCCGCCCGCGCGCGGACGGCCAGATGCTCCTCGATCACCGATTGGAACTGGACCGGCATCTCCCAGCCCGCGAAATCGACGAGGCGGGCTCCCAAGCGGCGGATCGCGTCGTTGAGAGGAGTCTTCCGCAGACCGGTCACCTCGGACCGCAACGATTTCTCCGATGAATCTCTTCCAGGGAGGCCGCATACTAGCGCACGCCCGAGGGGGGTGTCAAATGCGCCCGCCGCGGCGAGAATCGGCGTTTAAGCCCAACAAATCAGGGATATTCTCGGCTTCCCCCCGGCCCCCGATCGCGCATCGCGTCACCCAAGTGTCACCCCTTCGTCACCGGTTCTCTTCAAGTTCTCCTCAAACTGGGAGGCGCGTTCGATCCGCCGCCGACGGCGGGCGTCGCACTATAATCGGAGAATCGATCTCGAGGAGACTCCTCATGTCCCAGAGCGTGCTGGTGGTCGACGACGAGCGAGACATCGTCGAGCTCGTCCGCTACCATCTCGTGCAGGCCGGGTTCCGGGTTCATGCCGCGGCGGACGGCAAGCAGGCGCTCGATCTGGCGCGCCGGGAGCGCCCCGATCTCATCGTGCTCGATCTCATGCTTCCCGCCTTTCCCGGCACGGAGGTGGCGCGCCTTCTCCGGCAGGACGAGAAGACCCGCAGGATTCCGATCCTCATGCTCACGGCGCGGGGCGAGGAGGTGGACCGGGTGGTGGGCTTCGAGCTGGGAGCGGACGACTACGTCGTCAAGCCCTTCTCGCCGCGCGAGCTGGTCCTGCGCGTCCAGGCTATCTTGAGGCGGGAAGGGCACGATCCGGAAGAGATCGAAAGGCCCCTCGTCTTCGATCCGCTGGTCATCGATCTCGCGTCGCATTCGGTCCGGCTGAGAGGCAGCGAGGTCGATCTCACTTCCACGGAGTTCAAGCTCCTCCACCGGCTGGCCCGCCGCCCCGGCCGCGCCTTCAGCCGCGAGCAGCTGCTCAGCGAAGTGTGGGGCTACGGGGGCGACGTGGAGACCCGCACCGTCGACACTCATGTCAAGCGTCTCCGGGCGAAGCTCGGCGCGGCGGGAGAGTGGATCCAGACGGTGCGCGGGGTCGGCTACCGCTTCCGGCCCGACGGCTCCGATTCATCCGACTGAAAAGGAACGCCTCTGAGGCTTCGCGACCGTCTGACTCTTTCCTTCGCCCTGGTGGCCGGGCTTTCGACGCTGCTCACCGGCCTGTTCTTCTATCGCATCGTCGGATCCTACCTCTCCGATCGCGCCTCCGCCGAGCTGGGGCTCGAGTCCCGCCTCGTGCAGAGGATGCTGCTCACGGAGAAGGACCTAGCCGCGACGGCGGATGAAAGGGCGGATGAATACGGGCGGGATCTCGGCGTCCGGGTCACGATCGTCGCCGCCGACGGCAAGGTCCTGGGGGATACGGATCTGGACGGGGAGGAGCTGGCGCGCGTCGAGAACCACGGGCACCGGCCGGAAATCGCCGGCGCGCTGCGGGAAGGCGCGGGCACGTCGCAGCGCTACAGCAGCACGCTCGGCCAGACGCTCCTGTACGTCGCTCGCCGCATCGATCCCGACGATGCAAGCCGCGGAGTGGTCCGGCTCGCCCTCCCCCTCACCGCCGTCCGCAGCGCGCGGAGCCACCTTCTTCTCCTCCTGATCCTTCCTCTTCTCCTCTCCGTCCTGTGCGCCGTGGTCCTCGGATGGATGCTGGCCCGCCGCACCGCCCGAAGGCTGGAGGACATGGCGCGCGCCGCCTCGGAGATCGCGGCGGGAAGGAGCGCGGCCCGCGTCCGGCCGGGGGGAAGCGACGAGATGGATCACCTCGCCCGCTCGCTGAACCGGATGGCCGAGGAGCTGGAAAAGAGACTGCTGCTGCTCTCCCGCGAGCGCCACCAGCTCCAGTCGGTCGTCGACGGGATGGTGGAGGGGGTCCTCCTCACCGACGCCGAGGGAACGATCCTGCTGGCGAACGGCGCCTTCGAGAGGATCTTCGACGCCAGCGCGCCCCTCGCGGGAAGGCGTCCGCTGGAGGTGGCGCGGGTGCCGGCCCTGCAGGAGATCCTCGAGCAGGCCCGCCACGCCACGGCCCCTTTCCACCGCGAGATCGCCCTCGGAGGCTCGGCCGACAAGACGCTGCAGGCCAGCCTGGCTCCGGTGCGCGAGGAGGGGCGGATCGTGGGGACGGTGGCCGTGTTCCACGACATCACCGAGCTCAAGCGCCTGGAGAGGGTCCGGCGGGAGTTCGTGGCGAACGTGTCGCACGAGCTGCGGACGCCTCTCACAGCGATCCGGGGATACGCGGAGACGCTGCGGGACGGCGGGTTGAAGGATCCGGAGAAGGCGGCCGAGTTCGTCCGGGTCATCCACCGCCATGCCGAGAGGCTCCAGGCGCTCATCGCCGATCTCCTCGATCTCTCGCGGGTGGAGCAGGGGAAGGCGAAGCTGAGCCTCGGTCCGGTGCCGCTTCGCGACGTCGCGGCGCAGGCGGAGGCGGTGATCCTGCCGCTGGCCCGACGCAAGAATCAGCGAGTGCTCCTCGACCTCCCTGACACTCTCCCCTCTCCGTGGGCCGATCGCGATCGGCTGGCCCAGGTTCTGATCAACCTGATGGACAACGCGGTGAAATTCACGCCGGACGGCGGCGAGATCGTCCTTTCCGGCTCGGCCCGCGAAGGGTACGTCGACCTCCGGGTGACCGACACCGGGATCGGCATCCCGCCCGCCGAGATCGAGCGCGTCTTCGAGCGCTTCTATCGGGTCGAACGGTCGCGCGACCGCCGGGAGGGGGGCACCGGTCTGGGCTTGGCGATCGCCAAGCACCTCACCCTGGCAATGGGGGGGACCCTCGAAGTCGAGAGCACTCCCGGCGAGGGGACCTCCTTCCGGCTCACCCTGCCGGCAGCCTGATCGCGCTGGCCAGCCACCCCACGACAACGCCGCGACCTCGTGACGGGTTCGTCACGCGCCCGCGGCCGGTCGCCCGCGGCCGTCGTCGCCGCTTTCGAGCGCATGCCTTCGCGCAGTACGCACCAGAAACTCGTCACCGAGTTGCCACTCTCACGCCGTAATGCCGTCACCTCACCGTGACATTGTGACGGCCGATTGGGCCGACCGGCGAGGCCGATCGGCCCGCCAAAGGGGAGTGCCGGCAGAAAGGAGGGGCATCGAGACTCGGAAAATGCCGGCCCGGATCCCGGCTTGTCACGTCCCGCTCACACCGTTGTCACGCTTCCGTCACAGAACGGTTCTATCGTCCGGCCTGAAGTCAGGCCCAACGCATGGAGGAATCCGAGCGATGTCCCCGTCGAAGGCCCTCGTCCTGGCCCTGGCCGCTCTCGCGAGCCTCGCACCGGCTTTCAACCAATCGGTTTCCGCGCAGGTCACCCCCGCGGCGGGATACACGGGCGCGGACGACACGCCGACCGTGAAGGTCGGAGGGACCATCTTCACCGACTACACCTATACCGACGAGCCGACCACGCTGGACGTCGATGGGAATGAAATCCATCCCACCGCGTTCGACGTGAAGCGGGCGTACCTCAACGTCACCGGCACGCTGCATCATCTCATCGGCTTTCGCATCACGCCCGACATCGTGCGGGAGACCGGATCGGGCGGCAACGTCGACGGCAGCCTGACCTTCCGGCTCAAGTACGCCTACGGACAGTTCAACTTCGACGACGCCTGGTCGAAAGGATCCTGGGTCCGGCTCGGCCTCCAGCAGACCCCCTACGTCGACTACGCCGAATCGGTCTATCGCTATCGGTTCCAGGGGCCCACGTTCGCCGACGCCGAGAAGTACATCACCTCATCGGATTTCGCCCTGTCGGCCCACTACAACTTCCCCGGCAACTTCGGCGACCTGCACGCCGGCTACTACAACGGCGACGGCTACACCAAGGCCGA
This genomic interval carries:
- the gcvPA gene encoding aminomethyl-transferring glycine dehydrogenase subunit GcvPA; the protein is MRYIPSSPGERRRLLEAIGLRHAGELFDSIPREFRLERPLSLPDPMPEADLVEHLRGLSEQNLDPREAAVFLGAGAYRHFIPAVVDHLISRSEFYSSYTPYQPEFSQGTLQAIFEFQTLICQLTSLDVANASLYDGASALGEGILLAHRARRRRRIVAASTVHPEYLKVAATLTSRLDLRIETLPSGADGLVDPGRLAQSLDPETAAVVIQQPNFLGRLEEVEPIAEAAHRAGALLLVVVNEAVSLGLLKGPGSQGADAVLGEAQSLGVPLSFGGPYLGFMAIRSDFLRELPGRLVGQARDGAGRTGYVLTLATREQHIRRERATSNICTNQGLCMLAASIFLATLGKQGMRDLADLNRARAEYAKSRLSRIPGCRIPHGGPTFNEFVLELPREAKPLHRALLREGIVAGLPLADYFPERKRDLLLAFTEVNSKSQIDRLAEALGEAR
- a CDS encoding Maf family protein translates to MKDTMIPLDRPLILASASSRRCELLRSAGLQFTQRPSRIAEEILPGETPESFVLRMAREKADRVRPDAPERSLVLGCDTVVVAGSRLLGKPRDRADGRRMLRSLMGRSHLVLSGIAMLLLPEAQWAVGVSETRVTFQTIPSAALEAYLDTGEYADKAGAYALQGAAAFFVDKIEGSAANVIGLPLDLLPRLFRELGLWFPEA
- a CDS encoding porin translates to MSPSKALVLALAALASLAPAFNQSVSAQVTPAAGYTGADDTPTVKVGGTIFTDYTYTDEPTTLDVDGNEIHPTAFDVKRAYLNVTGTLHHLIGFRITPDIVRETGSGGNVDGSLTFRLKYAYGQFNFDDAWSKGSWVRLGLQQTPYVDYAESVYRYRFQGPTFADAEKYITSSDFALSAHYNFPGNFGDLHAGYYNGDGYTKADPNDQKAIQIRATLRPVPNGGIIKGLRLTAFYDADHYASDDARTRLILNATFEHKYVNASVEHLDAKDQLTAAAPEIEGKGWSVWVVPKFTRTPQSRDGSPPPAAVGQWEMLLRWDRLKPDTDVEAEKERKIAGVAYWFAIQRPVAASLLLDYEEVTYDPLLAKPDEKRYALHALFNF
- a CDS encoding response regulator transcription factor, with amino-acid sequence MSQSVLVVDDERDIVELVRYHLVQAGFRVHAAADGKQALDLARRERPDLIVLDLMLPAFPGTEVARLLRQDEKTRRIPILMLTARGEEVDRVVGFELGADDYVVKPFSPRELVLRVQAILRREGHDPEEIERPLVFDPLVIDLASHSVRLRGSEVDLTSTEFKLLHRLARRPGRAFSREQLLSEVWGYGGDVETRTVDTHVKRLRAKLGAAGEWIQTVRGVGYRFRPDGSDSSD
- a CDS encoding multiheme c-type cytochrome; the protein is MVWLDAGDYFGDSSAAGLKNTQTLTEGMTRIGYAAVNLGEREVNFGLDRLQQEMKKASFPFVSANMVYQDSGEPFLQPTLILSVPRSGAGAPGAKKGKIRLGILGLARQNAGFSQKTPEGRRIVTSDPVEAARRAVPALKKKSDLVVALVTLELEEAKALSKEVPGIDALLGGFGAVQTTEEIPAGPNTPPSRIVYAGNQGKKLGEIRVFLDPGKPPRLNPILVNLGKNVPDDSAIMDLVTANRLAINEINRKEAPLVDVKKMIAMYEGAAYVQSGACKDCHAEEYRIWEETKHAHAFRILEEKHQDYNPECVGCHTTGFRKPTGYVNAKSTPDLMNVQCESCHGPGKGHPETVGKGYGAANLDTCRPCHTPENSPDFDPTAYMIKIRHWKTDPGAGAAAGGSRR
- a CDS encoding DUF4321 domain-containing protein; protein product: MAASSGRILLWTLLGGVFGTALGEILGRLLPVNSLTRFLTASVALGTSHPLTLDLRIAELTLGMLLRVSLLGLVGTAVVFIAQLKRS
- a CDS encoding 2Fe-2S iron-sulfur cluster-binding protein, with amino-acid sequence METSLLDDYEKEIRIRIAGKEFVVPENNTLLRILQHLSFEISYSRFCWNGDCHNCIFAYRAGALEKKALACRVKVTEGMEICGLPEGISFN
- a CDS encoding exonuclease domain-containing protein, with product MTGAPPTFRQKTLLLLQELQELLQERGALPAEEVCRVLLRVPRIQPAIAARIVGEIVSGDRRFRFVPDGSIVLATSPTLPSGPLRAASFTVVDLETTGGSHASDRILEVGAVRVENGRIGESFASLINPGVPIPPFVASMTGIDDGMVAAAPSFAAVAESLSAFIGETVFVAHNLPFDLGFLNRELERSSGFILSNPSLCTVRLGRRLLPNLPDRRLDTLADYYGFTFAGRHRALGDAAVTARLLLKFIGLLEERGVEDLVGVEAFLAGGAGETEERISDGSPRPRPRRPDPSSNGGS
- the gcvPB gene encoding aminomethyl-transferring glycine dehydrogenase subunit GcvPB, with protein sequence MSVPKVPPKRPEGLLFEQSTPGKRGCEVPAAQVPAAAPLDPRFTRETIEGFPELSEREVVRHFTRISRLNYGNDEGLYPLGSCTMKYNPKVNEKAARLEGFAEAHPLVPEEAAQGSLRVLSELERFLCEIAGMDAFTLQPAAGAQGELTGIRMVRAFHESRGNPRQVVLIPDSAHGTNPASAHLCGYRVEEIGSDPRGCVDLPHLRERMSEDVAVLMLTNPNTLGVFETEIGEICRVVHERGGMVYLDGANLNAFVGVARPGDMGADVMHVNLHKTFSTPHGGGGPGSGPVGVKEPLARFLPVPRVVRTEAGYRWRSDFPDSIGRVHAFHGNFGMVLRAYAYILANGAAGLREIAETAVLNANYVRKQLEGTYHLPYSSPTLHEVIFSDRNLEKHGVRTLDVAKRLMDYGFHPPTIYFPLIVKGALMIEPTESEGIRELDAFIEAMIRIAREAEEDPEILRTAPHSTPIGRLDEAAAARKPILRWTPAASKGEA
- the gcvH gene encoding glycine cleavage system protein GcvH — protein: MSEKRQGYPSDRKYTREHEWVRLEGGVGIIGITEYAQSELGDVVFVDLPEKGRALAAGEELGTIESVKAVSEIYAPVSGEVVEVNEALRDHPEKVNGDPYGDGWLVKVRVGDRPEVDGLLSSEAYRSHVEEGE
- the gcvT gene encoding glycine cleavage system aminomethyltransferase GcvT; translation: MTGLRKTPLNDAIRRLGARLVDFAGWEMPVQFQSVIEEHLAVRARAGLFDVSHMGEIEITGTEALALLQHLTPNDVASLAPGQAQYSALLTPQATFVDDVLIYRLEPERFLLCVNSSNTAKDFSYVRASAARLRADVADVSDAYAQLALQGPLAGAILARVTGAEVGAIRSYHFVEAEVAGARAILSRTGYTGEDGFEIYLPPGRAETVWNVLLEAGKGEGIAPCGLGARDTLRLEARLPLYGNDIDETVTPLEAGLGFMVKFAKGEFLGSAILREQHERGVTKRLIGFEMTGRGIARHGYPLRVEGRESGSVTSGSYAPFLKKNIGLGYAPAGSARIGQRIEVVIRDAAVPGIIVKTPFYKRRA
- a CDS encoding ATP-binding protein, producing the protein MAGLSTLLTGLFFYRIVGSYLSDRASAELGLESRLVQRMLLTEKDLAATADERADEYGRDLGVRVTIVAADGKVLGDTDLDGEELARVENHGHRPEIAGALREGAGTSQRYSSTLGQTLLYVARRIDPDDASRGVVRLALPLTAVRSARSHLLLLLILPLLLSVLCAVVLGWMLARRTARRLEDMARAASEIAAGRSAARVRPGGSDEMDHLARSLNRMAEELEKRLLLLSRERHQLQSVVDGMVEGVLLTDAEGTILLANGAFERIFDASAPLAGRRPLEVARVPALQEILEQARHATAPFHREIALGGSADKTLQASLAPVREEGRIVGTVAVFHDITELKRLERVRREFVANVSHELRTPLTAIRGYAETLRDGGLKDPEKAAEFVRVIHRHAERLQALIADLLDLSRVEQGKAKLSLGPVPLRDVAAQAEAVILPLARRKNQRVLLDLPDTLPSPWADRDRLAQVLINLMDNAVKFTPDGGEIVLSGSAREGYVDLRVTDTGIGIPPAEIERVFERFYRVERSRDRREGGTGLGLAIAKHLTLAMGGTLEVESTPGEGTSFRLTLPAA